Proteins found in one Lachancea thermotolerans CBS 6340 chromosome C complete sequence genomic segment:
- the FRD1 gene encoding fumarate reductase (similar to uniprot|P32614 Saccharomyces cerevisiae YEL047C Fumurate ReDuctase Soluble): MLTTRRLLVGLFGVFVVLLLRSSNNSNSNNQLPDMSSKFSTPVVIIGSGLAGLSTANQLVLKHKVPIVLLDKASSLGGNSIKASSGINGAFTSTQKKLAVEDSAAAFYQDTVSSAKSAGVPSLMSKLAKDSASAISWLQAEFGLKLDLLAQLGGHSAPRTHRSSGKLPPGFEIVQALSNSLKSLSESDPALVQIRLNSQVFDVEIIHNKVQAVKYYDSDGVSQRVDTNNVVFCSGGFGFSKKMLKKYAPELESLPTTNGAQTTGDGQELLENLGGQLIDMTQVQVHPTGFIDPNDRQKGWKFLAAEALRGLGGILVNPTTGRRFVNELSTRDLVTEAIQSQCPKDDNRAYLVMSEAVYQNYKNNIDFYMFKKLVRKTTVGEFAEELPISAAELAAELRDYSSAQQDKFARVSRINAFGTGADASTVVYVGEITPVVHFTMGGARINELAEVLNKDGKPVAEGLYAAGEVSGGVHGANRLGGSSLLECVVFGRTAADSVAKL; encoded by the coding sequence ATGCTCACCACGCGCAGACTACTAGTTGGtctttttggtgttttcgTCGTGCTCCTGCTACGCTCATCtaacaacagcaacagcaacaaccaGCTCCCAGATATGTCTTCCAAATTCTCGACACCGGTAGTCATCATCGGGTCGGGCCTCGCAGGCCTCAGCACGGCCAACCAGCTCGTGCTCAAGCACAAGGTGCCAATCGTCCTGCTGGATAAGGCGTCCTCTCTGGGCGGAAATTCGATCAAGGCCTCCAGTGGCATCAACGGCGCGTTCACCTCGACTCAGAAGAAGCTCGCCGTCGAAGACTCCGCTGCGGCTTTCTACCAGGACACCGTCAGTTCGGCCAAGTCTGCGGGCGTGCCCTCGCTGATGTCCAAGCTCGCCAAAGACTCAGCGTCCGCGATCTCGTGGCTTCAGGCTGAGTTTGGCCTCAAACTGGACCTGCTTGCCCAGCTCGGCGGTCATTCGGCCCCCAGAACGCACAGATCTTCAGGAAAGCTGCCACCTGGCTTTGAGATCGTCCAGGCGCTGTCAAACTCGCTCAAGAGCCTCTCGGAAAGCGACCCTGCGCTCGTTCAAATCCGTTTGAACAGCCAGGTCTTCGACGTTGAAATCATTCACAACAAGGTCCAGGCGGTCAAGTACTACGACAGCGACGGCGTCTCGCAGCGCGTTGACACCAATAATGTCGTTTTCTGCTCCGGCGGCTTCGgcttctccaagaaaatgcTAAAGAAGTACGCGCCAGAGCTTGAGTCGCTGCCAACTACAAATGGAGCCCAGACCACTGGTGACGGCCAGGAGCTGCTTGAGAACCTAGGTGGCCAACTGATAGACATGACCCAGGTGCAGGTCCACCCCACGGGCTTCATCGACCCCAATGACCGCCAAAAGGGCTGGAAGTTCCTCGCTGCGGAAGCTCTCAGAGGACTTGGGGGCATCTTGGTCAACCCCACTACCGGCAGACGGTTCGTCAACGAACTCAGCACTAGAGATCTCGTCACAGAGGCAATTCAGAGCCAATGCCCCAAGGACGACAACAGGGCCTACCTTGTCATGAGTGAGGCCGTTTACCaaaactacaaaaacaacattgaTTTCTACatgttcaagaagttggtgCGTAAGACCACGGTTGGCGAGTTCGCTGAGGAACTACCCATTTCGGCTGCTGAGCTGGCTGCAGAACTAAGAGATTACAGCAGCGCGCAGCAAGACAAGTTTGCGCGTGTTTCTAGGATCAATGCCTTTGGCACTGGTGCTGACGCTAGCACTGTCGTCTACGTTGGAGAAATCACTCCAGTTGTCCACTTTACCATGGGTGGTGCCAGGATCAACGAATTAGCAGAGGTTCTAAACAAGGACGGCAAGCCTGTCGCAGAGGGCCTGTATGCAGCAGGCGAAGTTTCTGGCGGTGTCCACGGCGCAAATAGACTTGGTGGATCCAGTCTCTTGGAGTGCGTGGTCTTTGGGCGCACTGCTGCTGACTCCGTAGCCAAACTCTAA
- the GLY1 gene encoding threonine aldolase GLY1 (highly similar to uniprot|P37303 Saccharomyces cerevisiae YEL046C GLY1 Threonine aldolase catalyzes the cleavage of L-allo-threonine and L-threonine to glycine involved in glycine biosynthesis) gives MALAYIRLATAGHRRPAQHAGVSATHTHLHLLLLHSMSDLPEPYTSAENDFRSDTFTTPTAEMMQAACSASIGDAVYNEDLDTLALERQVAQLAGKPAGLFCVSGTLSNQIALRAHLYQPPYSVLCDYRAHVYTHEAAGLAILSQAMVTPVVPSNGNYLTLEDIRRAYIADDGDIHGAPTRVVSLENTLHGIVHPVDELVRIKAWCVENQIRLHCDGARLWNAVIESGVPMKQFGEIFDSISICLSKSLGAPMGSVLVGDAKFIKKCNHFRKQQGGGVRQSGMMCRMASVAVQGDWRAHLARSHRMAHELAAFCATHGIPLESPADTNFVFIDLRRARMDPDVLVKKGLKYHVKLMGGRVSFHYQISDASLERVKIALLEAFQHAQEHPFDTDGPTKIYRSESTEVDIEGNAIGELQTYKY, from the coding sequence ATGGCGCTCGCCTATATAAGGCTAGCCACTGCAGGCCATCGGCGCCCGGCGCAGCACGCGGGAGTTTCCGCGACGCATACACACCTccacctcctcctcctccatTCCATGTCAGACCTCCCTGAACCCTACACCTCCGCGGAAAACGACTTCCGCTCGGACACATTTACCACGCCGACGGCCGAAATGATGCAGGCCGCGTGCTCGGCATCGATCGGTGACGCCGTGTACAACGAGGACCTCGACACGCTAGCGCTCGAGCGCCAGGTGGCGCAGCTGGCCGGCAAGCCCGCCGGGCTGTTCTGCGTGTCCGGAACGCTGTCTAACCAGATCGCGCTGCGTGCGCACTTGTACCAGCCGCCGTACTCGGTGCTGTGCGACTACCGCGCTCACGTGTACACGCACGAGGCCGCCGGGCTGGCGATTCTGTCGCAGGCCATGGTGACGCCGGTCGTGCCGTCGAACGGCAACTACCTGACGCTGGAAGACATCCGCCGCGCGTACATCGCGGACGACGGCGACATCCACGGCGCGCCCACGCGCGTGGTGTCACTGGAGAACACACTGCACGGGATCGTGCACCCCGTGGACGAGCTGGTGCGCATCAAGGCGTGGTGCGTGGAGAACCAGATCCGCCTGCATTGCGACGGTGCGCGGCTGTGGAACGCGGTGATCGAGTCCGGCGTGCCCATGAAGCAGTTCGGCGAAATCTTCGACTCGATTTCCATCTGCCTGTCCAAGTCGTTGGGTGCGCCCATGGGCTCTGTGCTGGTCGGTGACGCcaagttcatcaagaagtgCAACCACTTCCGCAAGCAACAGGGCGGTGGTGTGCGGCAGAGCGGGATGATGTGCCGGATGGCCAGCGTCGCCGTGCAGGGTGACTGGCGCGCGCACCTGGCGCGCTCCCACCGCATGGCGCACGAGCTGGCCGCGTTCTGCGCGACCCACGGCATCCCGCTGGAGTCTCCCGCGGACACCAACTTCGTGTTCATCGAcctgcggcgcgcgcgcatGGACCCCGACGTGCTCGTCAAGAAGGGCCTGAAATACCACGTCAAGCTGATGGGCGGCCGTGTGTCGTTCCACTACCAGATCTCCGACGCCTCGCTGGAGCGCGTGAAGAtcgcgctgctggaggCCTTCCAGCACGCGCAAGAGCATCCATTCGACACCGATGGCCCCACCAAGATTTACCGCAGCGAGAGCACCGAGGTGGACATCGAGGGCAACGCGATTGGCGAGCTGCAGACCTACAAGTACTGA
- the IES6 gene encoding Ies6p (similar to uniprot|P32617 Saccharomyces cerevisiae YEL044W IES6 Protein that associates with the INO80 chromatin remodeling complex under low-salt conditions) yields the protein MPPSNSPGPMDRIEFLREVAASNSTDGLHLKRASWKKPHRRHKATRQLVTDEWKRLSNTPSEANRLTYFNVEAPPSIYPAKKYCDITGLKASYRAPGNGLRFYNSEVYSLVIKPMAPGVDQQYLRLRGDDIVLK from the coding sequence ATGCCTCCCTCCAACAGCCCCGGGCCTATGGACCGCATCGAGTTTCTCCGCGAGGTCGCCGCCAGCAACTCCACCGACGGGCTCCACCTCAAGCGAGCGTCCTGGAAAAAACCCCACCGCCGCCACAAGGCCACCCGCCAGCTGGTCACCGACGAGTGGAAGCGTCTGTCCAACACGCCGTCCGAGGCCAACCGGCTCACCTACTTCAACGTCGAGGCCCCACCCAGCATCTACCCCGCCAAGAAGTACTGCGACATCACGGGGCTCAAAGCTTCCTACCGCGCCCCGGGCAACGGCCTGCGCTTCTACAACAGCGAGGTCTACTCTCTGGTCATCAAGCCAATGGCGCCGGGCGTCGACCAGCAGTACCTCAGGCTGAGGGGCGACGACATCGTGCTGAAGTGA
- a CDS encoding acetyltransferase (highly similar to uniprot|P40892 Saccharomyces cerevisiae YJL218W Hypothetical ORF) encodes MEALQKIVPGELYDANYDPQILEIRRQAKIKIHEINHLSPAEGEKRESMIRELFGSVGKNLVIESPFYCDYGPNIHIGDDVAINHNLVILDGAEVRIGNSVFIAPNVGLYTAGHPIDVERRSKGLEFASPIIIEDYVWIGGGVSIVPGVTIKKGSVIAAGSVVIRDIPEGVVAGGNPCKVIRKITDEDKKTTNFIKRQ; translated from the coding sequence ATGGAGGCTTTACAGAAAATAGTTCCTGGCGAGCTATATGATGCCAATTACGACCCACAGATCCTAGAGATTCGCAGACAggcaaaaatcaaaattcatGAAATCAACCATTTGAGCCCAGCCGAAGGCGAGAAACGGGAATCCATGATCAGAGAGCTGTTTGGCAGCGTGGGTAAAAACCTGGTTATTGAATCGCCCTTCTACTGTGATTACGGCCCGAATATTCATATCGGTGACGATGTAGCCATCAACCATAACTTGGTGATTTTGGATGGAGCAGAGGTGAGGATCGGCAATTCCGTTTTTATTGCCCCCAACGTCGGACTATACACAGCTGGCCACCCGATTGATGTTGAGAGACGCTCAAAAGGACTAGAGTTCGCAAGCCCTATAATAATTGAAGACTACGTTTGGATTGGCGGAGGCGTATCCATTGTCCCTGGCGTCACaatcaaaaaaggctctGTGATCGCTGCCGGAAGCGTAGTTATAAGAGACATCCCGGAAGGAGTGGTAGCAGGCGGAAACCCTTGTAAAGTCATTCGGAAAATAACCGATGAGGATAAGAAAACTACCAATTTCATAAAGCGTCAGTGA